From the Penaeus chinensis breed Huanghai No. 1 chromosome 28, ASM1920278v2, whole genome shotgun sequence genome, one window contains:
- the LOC125039967 gene encoding uncharacterized protein LOC125039967, with translation MDVVDADVVDADVVDVDVVDVDVLVADVVDVDVIDADVEDADVVDADVVNVDVVDVDVVDVDVVDVDVVDADVVDVDVVDVDVVDADVVDVDVVNVDVVDADVVDVDVVDVDVVDADVVDADVVDVDVVDADVVDADVVDVDVADADVVDADVVDVDVVDADVVDADVVDVDVVDVDTVDVDVVDVDVVDAERVDIDVVDVDVDRVDVEVGDLDVVDVDVVDIGMVDVGMTNLDVLDVDRVDVDVIDVDVVDVELDVVDVDVVDVERVDVDVVGMLDVDVVYVYIVDVDVVDVLD, from the coding sequence ATGGACGTGGTAGATGCAGACGTGGTAGATGCAGACGTGGTAGATGTGGACGTGGTAGATGTGGACGTGTTAGTTGCAGACGTGGTAGATGTGGACGTGATAGATGCAGACGTGGAAGATGCAGACGTGGTAGATGCAGACGTGGTAAATGTGGACGTGGTAGATGTAGACGTGGTAGATGTTGACGTGGTAGATGTGGACGTGGTAGATGCAGACGTGGTAGATGTTGACGTGGTAGATGTGGACGTGGTAGATGCAGACGTGGTAGATGTGGACGTGGTAAATGTGGACGTGGTAGATGCAGACGTGGTAGATGTGGACGTGGTAGATGTGGACGTGGTAGATGCAGACGTGGTAGATGCAGACGTGGTAGATGTGGACGTGGTAGATGCAGACGTGGTAGATGCAGACGTGGTAGATGTGGACGTGGCAGATGCAGACGTGGTAGATGCAGACGTGGTAGATGTGGACGTGGTAGATGCAGACGTGGTAGATGCAGACGTGGTAGATGTGGACGTGGTAGATGTAGACACGGTAGATGTGGACGTGGTAGATGTGGACGTGGTAGATGCGGAAAGGGTAGATATTGACGTGGTAGATGTAGATGTGGACAGGGTAGATGTGGAAGTGGGAGATCTAGACGTGGTAGATGTAGACGTGGTAGATATAGGCATGGTAGATGTAGGTATGACAAACTTAGATGTGTTAGATGTGGACAGGGTAGATGTAGACGTTATAGATGTGGATGTGGTAGATGTAGAGTTGGACGTGGTAGATGTAGACGTAGTAGATGTGGAAAGGGTAGATGTGGACGTTGTAGGTATGTTAGATGTGGAcgtggtatatgtatacattgtagaTGTAGACGTGGTAGATGTGTTAGATTGA
- the LOC125039968 gene encoding mucin-5AC-like → STSTTSTSTTSTFTTSASTTSASTTSATNTSTSTTSASTTSTSTTSTSTTSASTTSKSTTSTSTTSASTTSASTTSTSTTSTSTTSASTTSTSTTSTSTTSTSTTSASTTSTSTTSASTTSASTTSASTTSTSTTSTSTTSASTTATSITSTSTTSATNTSTSATSASTTSASTTAPSITSTSTTSATNTSTFTTSASTTSTSTTSASTTSTSTTSASTTSTSTTSASTTSTSTTSASTTSASTTSTSTTSASTTSTSTSSTSNTSTAATGQPKPVLSNLLETTSTPVPTSTKSTSTTESTSASTTSTSSISKSTTSTSTTSTSTTSTSTTSTSTTSISTTSTSTTSTSTTYTSTTSISTTSTSTTSTSTTSSSTTSTSTTSTSTTSTSTTSTSTTSTSTTSTSTTSISTTSTSTTSTSTTSTSTTSISTTSTSTTSTSTTSTSTTSTSTTSTFTKSTSNTSTSTTSTSTTSTSTTSTSTTSTSTTSISTTSTSTTSTSTTSTSTTSTSTTSTFTTSTSNTSTSTTSTSTTSTSTTSTTATGQPKPVLSNLLETTPTPAQAPKTSTTPTSTTKSTSTTLTSTTTTTSTSPHSTTILVTSTASSTPTTAFTITPIPTSLPSTSISTTTFAPTTAPLSTTSTTITTSSTITSTSTTSTSVTTSTSTTAETSTTTTTSTTPFPFCEAVPSCSWMGGECQSECQDDEKAYSRCSGGCTCCVPDRKCSSTPWKCKTLGGVCQILDLTSLSVCDSVDLTACPGCGCCISCRAQYNKSCLKLYNGSCKSKCDSSELEIQRCEAGCVCCGCHAKRKCTSRGGLCVPSKAHCKGTAYSAWCDRSCFCCVPDIPCGWNTPKCLEYSGYCSKSCSSGEVALNGICGKSNCVCCISDPSPCSQGECLRVGGRCSRVCPSFMDSVPELCPGEDCTCCLYLKAN, encoded by the exons TCAACATCTACCACGTCTACATCTACCACGTCCACATTTACCACGTCTGCATCTACCACGTCTGCATCTACCACGTCTGCAACTAACACGTCCACATCTACCACGTCTGCATCTACCACGTCCACATCTACCACGTCCACATCTACCACGTCTGCATCTACCACGTCCAAATCTACCACGTCTACATCTACCACGTCTGCATCTACCACGTCTGCATCTACCACGTCCACATCTACCACGTCCACATCTACCACGTCTGCATCTACCACGTCCACATCTACCACATCCACATCTACCACGTCCACATCTACCACGTCTGCATCTACCACGTCCACATCTACCACGTCTGCATCTACCACGTCTGCATCTACCACGTCTGCATCTACCACGTCCACATCTACCACGTCCACATCTACCACTTCTGCATCTACCACGGCCACATCTATCACGTCCACATCTACCACGTCTGCAACTAACACGTCCACATCTGCCACGTCTGCATCTACCACGTCTGCATCTACCACGGCCCCATCTATCACGTCCACATCTACCACGTCTGCAACAAACACGTCTACATTTACCACGTCTGCATCTACCACGTCCACATCTACCACGTCTGCATCTACAACGTCCACATCTACCACGTCTGCATCTACCACGTCCACATCTACCACGTCTGCATCTACCACGTCCACATCTACCACGTCTGCATCTACCACGTCTGCATCTACCACGTCTACATCTACCACGTCTGCATCTACCACGTCCACATCTACCAGTTCTACATCTAACACGTCTACAGCAGCCACCGGCCAACCCAAGCCAGTTCTTTCCAACCTACTCGAAACGACATCGACTCCAGTTCCTACATCTACCAAATCTACGTCTACAACAGAATCTACATCTGCATCTACCACATCCACATCTTCAATATCTAAATCTACCACGTCTACATCCACCACATCAACATCTACCACGTCTACATCCACCACATCAACATCTACCACGTCGATATCCACCACATCTACATCTACCACGTCTACATCCACCACATATACATCTACCACGTCGATATCCACCACATCAACATCTACCACGTCTACATCCACCACATCTTCATCTACCACGTCTACATCCACCACATCTACATCTACCACGTCTACATCCACCACATCTACATCTACCACATCTACATCCACCACATCAACATCTACCACGTCGATATCCACCACATCTACATCTACCACGTCTACATCCACCACATCAACATCTACCACGTCGATATCCACCACATCTACATCTACCACATCTACATCCACCACATCTACATCTACCACGTCTACATCCACCACATCAACATTTACCAAGTCTACATCCaacacatctacatctaccacGTCTACATCCACCACATCTACATCTACCACATCTACATCCACCACATCAACATCTACCACGTCGATATCCACCACATCTACATCTACCACATCTACATCCACCACATCTACATCTACCACGTCTACATCCACCACATCAACATTTACCACGTCTACATCCaacacatctacatctaccacGTCTACATCCACCACATCTACATCTACCACATCTACAACAGCCACCGGCCAACCAAAGCCAGTTCTTTCCAACTTACTCGAAACGACACCGACTCCAGCTCAAGCTCCTAAAACATCTACCACACCTACGTCTACCACAAAATCTACATCTACGACCCTTACttcaaccacaacaaccacatcGACTTCGCCTCACTCTACGACAATACTTGTAACTAGTACAGCCTCGTCTACTCCTACCACGGCATTTACAATAACGCCAATTCCTACATCCTTACCATCTACATCGATTTCTACTACTACATTTGCGCCAACGACTGCACCTTTATCTACCACCTCCACTACCATAACCACTTCGTCTACCATTACTTCTACCTCTACTACATCAACATCAGTCACTACATCTACATCAACCACTGCTGAAACGTCTACCACAACTACTACATCAACAACAC CATTCCCGTTTTGCGAGGCTGTCCCTTCCTGTTCCTGGATGGGCGGGGAGTGCCAGTCTGAGTGCCAGGACGATGAGAAAGCCTACTCTCGTTGCTCAGGCGGTTGCACGTGTTGCGTTCCTG ATCGGAAGTGCAGTTCGACTCCCTGGAAGTGCAAGACACTGGGCGGTGTTTGCCAGATTCTTGATCTGACCTCCTTAAGTGTCTGTGATTCTGTGGATCTGACGGCTTGTCCTGGCTGTGGGTGCTGTATTA GTTGTAGAGCCCAGTACAACAAATCGTGCCTAAAGCTCTACAACGGCTCCTGTAAATCCAAGTGCGATTCTTCCGAACTTGAAATACAAAGATGCGAGGCCGGGTGCGTTTGCTGTGGGTGTCACGCGAAGAGGAAGTGTACATCGAGAGGGGGTCTTTGCGTCCCCAGCAAGGCGCACTGCAAGGGCACAGCATACAGCGCTTGGTGTGATAGAAGCTGCTTCTGCTGCGTCCCAG ATATACCTTGTGGGTGGAACACGCCGAAGTGTTTGGAATATTCCGGATACTGCAGCAAATCCTGCTCAAGCGGAGAAGTGGCTTTAAATGGGATATGCGGAAAATCAAACTGCGTCTGTTGCATCAGCG ACCCGTCCCCGTGTTCCCAAGGGGAGTGCCTCAGGGTAGGTGGCAGGTGCTCTCGGGTGTGCCCCTCCTTCATGGATTCTGTGCCTGAGCTGTGCCCGGGGGAAGACTGCACGTGCTGCCTGTACCTGAAGGCAAA CTGA